The sequence GCAAAGCGTACTGGCCGACGTCCGCACCTCCGTCGGGGGCACCGACCGATTGCGCCTGGCGGACGGCACCCTGCTGATCCTGAACACCGACAGTGCGGTGGACGTGCAGATGCAGGCCGCAGAACGCGTGGTCGTGCTCTACCGGGGGGAAATTTCCGTCGATACGGGGCGGGACCCCGCTTCGCCATCCAAGCGGCCCTTTTTTGTACGCACGCCTTTTGGCGCCATACAGGCGCTCGGAACCCGGTTCGTCGTGCGTCTGGGCGATGACTACGCCCAGGTCAGCGTCCAGCAGGACGCCGTCGCGTTGCGCCCGACCGATAACACATCGACCGTTGTCGCTCAGGCCGGGCAGACGTGGCAATTGCGCCGCCAGACGGCTCAGCAGATGAGTGACCCGGCCATGGCTGCCGACGCCTGGGTGGCCGGCGCGATCGAAGGCAAGGACATGCGGCTGGCGGATCTGTTGGCCGAGCTGGCACGCTACCGCCACGGCCGCATCACCTGCTCAGCCGACATCGCCGATATAAAGGTATCAGGCACCTACCATGTCAATGACACGGATCGCGCGCTGAGTTTCCTGGCCCAGACCCTGCCGGTGCGGGTGCGTTACTGGACGCGCTATTGGGTTGTAGTTCAGCCGGCCTGACAAAAAATAAAAATTTTTG comes from Bordetella holmesii ATCC 51541 and encodes:
- a CDS encoding fecR family protein, with product MSEAGIIPSAVVDEAIAWSVKLNFGSPDPDTCAAFERWFRAAPAHESAWARMQALNADFHAVPQGLALDTLSAMGAAHSQRQLRRRAILKGMLVAGGVAGTGWAVHDHTPWQSVLADVRTSVGGTDRLRLADGTLLILNTDSAVDVQMQAAERVVVLYRGEISVDTGRDPASPSKRPFFVRTPFGAIQALGTRFVVRLGDDYAQVSVQQDAVALRPTDNTSTVVAQAGQTWQLRRQTAQQMSDPAMAADAWVAGAIEGKDMRLADLLAELARYRHGRITCSADIADIKVSGTYHVNDTDRALSFLAQTLPVRVRYWTRYWVVVQPA